From a region of the Streptomyces venezuelae genome:
- the greA gene encoding transcription elongation factor GreA encodes MTQTSESVTWLTQAAYDQLKAELDYLSGPARTEIATKIAAAREEGDLRENGGYHAAKEEQGKQELRVRQLTQLLENAKVGTAPASDGVVAPGTLVKIAFDGDEDDTMEFLLASREYASSDFETYSPQSPLGSGVLGKAIGEDAEYELPNGKKASVKILDVKPFTG; translated from the coding sequence GTGACCCAGACGAGCGAAAGCGTCACCTGGCTGACCCAGGCGGCGTACGACCAGCTGAAGGCGGAGCTGGACTACCTCTCTGGTCCCGCCCGCACGGAGATCGCCACCAAGATCGCAGCCGCCCGCGAGGAGGGCGACCTGCGTGAGAACGGCGGCTACCACGCGGCGAAGGAGGAGCAGGGCAAGCAGGAGCTCCGGGTCCGCCAGCTCACGCAGCTCCTGGAGAACGCCAAGGTCGGCACCGCGCCCGCGTCCGACGGCGTGGTGGCCCCCGGCACGCTCGTCAAGATCGCCTTCGACGGCGACGAGGACGACACCATGGAGTTCCTGCTGGCCTCGCGCGAGTACGCGTCCTCGGACTTCGAGACGTACTCCCCCCAGTCCCCGCTGGGCAGCGGTGTGCTGGGCAAGGCGATCGGCGAGGACGCCGAGTACGAGCTGCCGAACGGCAAGAAGGCCTCGGTCAAGATCCTGGACGTCAAGCCCTTCACCGGCTGA
- a CDS encoding DUF4307 domain-containing protein, whose translation MSAVREGLPEGRYGRSADERADRKLKIIGSVLGVALLGVVGWIGWDYVAGQSVSAEVIKFQVISDTEVKVHLEVRKDSSVTGVCSLSSQNEAHAEVGRADFTFAQDRSRVDEIVTLKTTGRATMIELIGCQSAPSAG comes from the coding sequence ATGAGCGCGGTGCGCGAGGGACTGCCCGAGGGCCGGTACGGCCGGTCGGCGGACGAGCGTGCGGACCGGAAGCTCAAGATCATCGGATCGGTGCTGGGCGTGGCGCTGCTGGGCGTGGTCGGCTGGATCGGCTGGGACTACGTCGCGGGACAGAGCGTGAGCGCCGAGGTGATCAAGTTCCAGGTGATTTCGGACACCGAGGTGAAGGTTCACCTGGAGGTCCGCAAGGACTCCTCGGTCACCGGGGTCTGCTCGCTGAGCTCCCAGAACGAGGCGCACGCCGAGGTGGGCCGCGCCGACTTCACCTTCGCCCAGGACCGGTCCAGGGTGGACGAGATCGTCACCCTGAAGACCACCGGCCGGGCCACGATGATCGAGCTGATCGGCTGCCAGTCGGCGCCTTCCGCCGGCTGA